A window of the Streptomyces formicae genome harbors these coding sequences:
- a CDS encoding WXG100 family type VII secretion target has translation MSKDLNVTTGELVRLAGKVQTLQNELNSRITSLNGVVDRIQAGWKGAAMQAYDVTQANLNNRLRGVQRDLENLENLIKMAASGFDEQELERIRSFTNMEQSNPNQSAILGI, from the coding sequence GTGTCGAAAGACCTGAATGTAACCACTGGTGAGCTTGTCCGCCTCGCAGGCAAGGTCCAGACGCTCCAGAACGAGCTGAACTCGCGCATCACGTCCCTCAACGGCGTGGTCGACCGCATTCAGGCGGGCTGGAAGGGCGCGGCCATGCAGGCGTACGACGTCACTCAGGCGAACCTGAACAACCGCCTCCGAGGCGTGCAGCGGGATCTCGAGAACCTCGAGAACCTCATCAAGATGGCGGCCAGCGGCTTCGACGAGCAGGAGCTCGAGCGCATCCGCTCCTTCACGAACATGGAGCAGAGCAACCCCAACCAGAGCGCCATTCTCGGCATCTGA
- a CDS encoding WXG100 family type VII secretion target: MTTAVNYDTVTTAAGDVRATATYLNEQLETLLREVNRVVQDWDGESKQAYHEIQTQLAANLSGMNQELGTIARLLDDSVVGYRDTDKGNAARFRMMR; this comes from the coding sequence ATGACCACTGCCGTCAATTACGACACAGTGACCACGGCGGCCGGCGACGTCCGCGCCACCGCGACCTACCTGAACGAGCAGCTGGAGACGCTGCTGCGAGAGGTCAACCGGGTCGTGCAGGACTGGGACGGTGAGTCCAAGCAGGCGTACCACGAGATCCAGACCCAGCTCGCCGCCAACCTGTCCGGCATGAACCAGGAGCTGGGCACCATCGCGCGTCTGCTGGACGACTCCGTCGTCGGCTACCGGGACACAGACAAGGGCAACGCCGCCCGTTTCCGCATGATGCGCTGA
- a CDS encoding DUF397 domain-containing protein gives MTDAAEKERQKEELYALDISGVEWHGAPGTSPDEERVEIAYLPGGAVAMRSSLEPDTVLRYTEAEWRAFVLGARDGEFDLM, from the coding sequence ATGACCGACGCAGCCGAGAAGGAACGTCAGAAGGAAGAGCTGTACGCGCTCGACATCTCCGGTGTGGAGTGGCACGGGGCGCCCGGGACGAGCCCGGACGAGGAGCGGGTGGAGATCGCGTATCTGCCGGGCGGGGCGGTGGCGATGAGGTCGTCGCTCGAGCCGGACACGGTGCTGCGGTACACGGAGGCCGAGTGGCGGGCGTTCGTGCTGGGGGCGCGGGACGGGGAGTTCGACCTCATGTGA
- a CDS encoding YrhB domain-containing protein has translation MNVDPQYLALQWLHATYRGLVELAVPHAVADDARTWLFACRTVEQPGYPRTPMLAASLVVPKDGSVPFHPAANDPWGDAAAYTQSPEPRTAATQARRLNARGCVVAAASAMAGGPSTPLPWQPAHEAPGWWELLLKRYFPAAEQLRCANWDQVVVHARETGPGAQGVVWVRRTIGDVEASGHLIYALNKDGNVVFLDGMTGGLARLDTAGVLELVFARVRPEALSAPSAAAPYRSPAKDLGTAVKKAEDWLRRTYKEPVRLIDPGADDEMERGWLFACNTEAFLSTGDWRHGMLDAALVVPKDAAQPFGLPNAAPWPWLEAWDRGERPGSGSLGLPPMPGHASWLQPTIGELGHPVLSASEHADWVSLLDELSAMEVGARALIWARRADRRGRESVGLLLTGFRSEQGGTGIVDSSASPVTDLNDVVATRLHLIRYR, from the coding sequence ATGAACGTCGACCCCCAGTACCTCGCCCTCCAGTGGCTCCACGCCACCTACCGCGGTCTCGTCGAGCTCGCCGTCCCCCACGCCGTCGCCGATGACGCCCGGACCTGGCTGTTCGCCTGCCGGACGGTCGAGCAGCCCGGCTATCCCCGTACGCCGATGCTCGCCGCTTCCCTGGTGGTGCCCAAGGACGGCAGCGTGCCGTTCCACCCGGCCGCGAACGACCCGTGGGGCGACGCCGCCGCGTACACGCAGTCGCCGGAGCCCCGTACCGCGGCCACGCAGGCGCGGCGGCTCAATGCGCGGGGGTGCGTCGTCGCGGCAGCCTCCGCCATGGCCGGCGGGCCGTCGACGCCGTTGCCGTGGCAGCCCGCGCACGAGGCGCCCGGCTGGTGGGAACTGCTGCTCAAGCGGTACTTCCCGGCCGCCGAGCAGCTGCGGTGCGCGAACTGGGACCAGGTCGTCGTCCACGCGCGCGAGACGGGCCCCGGCGCCCAGGGCGTCGTCTGGGTGCGGCGGACCATCGGTGACGTGGAGGCCAGCGGGCACCTCATCTACGCGCTCAACAAAGACGGCAACGTGGTCTTCCTCGACGGCATGACCGGAGGGCTCGCCCGTCTGGACACAGCCGGGGTACTGGAGCTGGTTTTCGCGCGCGTGCGACCGGAGGCCCTCTCGGCGCCCTCCGCTGCTGCCCCGTACCGGAGCCCGGCGAAGGACCTCGGCACGGCTGTGAAGAAGGCCGAGGACTGGCTGCGGCGCACATACAAGGAGCCGGTACGCCTCATCGACCCGGGCGCCGACGACGAGATGGAGCGCGGCTGGCTCTTCGCCTGCAACACTGAGGCGTTCCTCAGCACGGGCGACTGGAGGCACGGCATGCTGGACGCCGCCCTGGTCGTGCCGAAGGACGCGGCGCAGCCGTTCGGTCTGCCGAACGCGGCGCCCTGGCCCTGGCTGGAGGCCTGGGACCGCGGCGAACGGCCCGGCAGCGGGTCTCTGGGCCTGCCCCCGATGCCGGGGCACGCGTCCTGGCTGCAGCCCACGATCGGGGAGCTCGGGCATCCGGTCCTCTCCGCCTCCGAGCACGCCGACTGGGTGTCGCTGCTCGACGAGCTGTCGGCGATGGAGGTGGGCGCCCGCGCCCTCATCTGGGCGCGGCGGGCGGACCGAAGGGGCCGGGAGTCCGTAGGGCTGCTGCTCACGGGGTTCCGCTCGGAGCAGGGCGGCACCGGGATCGTGGACAGCTCGGCGTCGCCCGTCACCGATCTCAACGATGTCGTGGCGACTCGCCTTCACCTGATCCGGTACCGGTGA
- a CDS encoding YrhB domain-containing protein: MLSQKEAFEAARAFLTQALADRPYTIVLQPELSQEHPIAWLVRFDSREHLDTGDVTKAPFTRVVVVPKDGSAVHFPPSRLPVADYLDLLMRGEWPPKKA, translated from the coding sequence TTGCTCTCCCAGAAAGAAGCCTTCGAGGCCGCACGCGCCTTCCTCACCCAGGCCCTCGCCGACCGGCCGTACACGATTGTCCTGCAACCGGAATTGAGCCAGGAGCACCCGATCGCCTGGCTGGTACGGTTCGACTCGCGGGAGCATCTCGACACAGGGGACGTCACCAAAGCGCCGTTCACGCGCGTGGTCGTGGTGCCGAAGGACGGCTCGGCCGTCCACTTCCCGCCGTCACGCTTGCCAGTGGCCGACTACCTCGATCTGCTCATGCGCGGCGAGTGGCCGCCGAAGAAGGCCTGA
- a CDS encoding putative T7SS-secreted protein — protein sequence MGLGDLVGGIKDGVKDGLNTGLGIVEDGIDAGKKALGEGVDWTTDRIGDGLEYVGAEGVADKVEDWGDDVASDLGASVREQQLGETDQANELIHGKPERIRESAGHLKDFQTAFDKVGQGMRKLDSSHWKGEAAEAFREKFAMQPTKWLQAADACEAAGQALLSYAETVVWAQKKAQEALDLHAKGKDSSAKAVDAYNTKVDAYNAALKDDRDPGPVPPPFSDPGKADRERAHELLDEARRQRNEAAETARKAIDAAMAHAPEEPPPLDRAVSTALDANDALGIELLHVAGGVVKGTAGIVNFARGLNPLDIYNLTHPAQYLQNVNMTLAGLVSTAAHPERIPGALIDSFKKDPSEGLGRLIPELIGTKGLGAGKAGLRVAAKEGLEEAAEGAAKTAPTKWEFLSQPTSQVSERAIHADSVQAHRAKQFLDEEFPWLKDVNNTDMPGYTDNCSHNVVTVDRRLDGIEVSAAPKQAGDHIPPEALGLKNRAPGQYDQVSSYDDIIRDLNNRGDGARSVVYISRPDGTAHVFNALKTDHGVVFLDGQSGTLGRLEQNVNYIGHIPYR from the coding sequence ATGGGCCTCGGGGATCTGGTCGGGGGCATCAAAGACGGTGTCAAGGACGGTCTCAACACGGGTCTCGGCATCGTCGAGGACGGCATCGACGCGGGGAAGAAGGCGCTCGGCGAGGGCGTCGACTGGACGACGGACCGGATCGGCGACGGTCTGGAGTACGTCGGCGCCGAGGGCGTCGCGGACAAGGTCGAGGACTGGGGCGACGACGTCGCCTCCGACCTCGGGGCTTCGGTGCGCGAGCAGCAGCTCGGCGAGACCGACCAGGCGAACGAGCTGATCCACGGCAAGCCGGAGAGGATCCGCGAGTCGGCCGGCCACCTCAAGGACTTCCAAACGGCCTTCGACAAGGTCGGCCAGGGCATGCGCAAGCTCGATTCCTCGCACTGGAAGGGCGAGGCGGCGGAGGCGTTCCGCGAGAAGTTCGCGATGCAGCCCACGAAGTGGCTGCAGGCCGCGGACGCCTGCGAGGCGGCCGGGCAGGCCCTGCTGTCGTACGCCGAGACGGTGGTCTGGGCACAGAAGAAGGCGCAGGAGGCGCTCGACCTCCACGCGAAGGGCAAGGACTCCTCGGCCAAGGCCGTCGACGCGTACAACACGAAGGTCGACGCCTACAACGCGGCCCTCAAGGACGACCGCGACCCCGGTCCCGTGCCCCCGCCCTTCAGCGACCCCGGCAAGGCGGACAGGGAACGCGCCCACGAGCTCCTCGACGAGGCCCGCCGCCAGCGCAACGAGGCCGCGGAGACGGCCCGGAAGGCGATCGACGCGGCCATGGCCCACGCGCCGGAGGAGCCGCCCCCGCTGGACCGCGCGGTCTCGACGGCCCTCGACGCCAACGACGCGCTGGGGATCGAGCTGCTCCACGTCGCCGGCGGCGTGGTCAAGGGCACGGCGGGCATCGTCAACTTCGCCCGCGGCCTGAACCCCCTGGACATCTACAACCTGACCCACCCCGCCCAGTACCTGCAGAACGTCAACATGACGCTCGCCGGCCTGGTGTCGACCGCGGCACACCCCGAGCGCATTCCGGGCGCCCTCATCGACTCCTTCAAGAAGGACCCCAGCGAGGGCCTCGGGCGGCTGATCCCCGAGCTGATCGGCACGAAGGGGCTCGGGGCGGGGAAGGCGGGGCTGCGGGTGGCGGCGAAGGAGGGGCTGGAGGAGGCGGCGGAGGGCGCGGCCAAGACCGCGCCGACGAAGTGGGAGTTCCTCTCGCAGCCGACGTCGCAAGTGTCCGAGCGGGCCATCCACGCGGACTCGGTCCAGGCACACCGGGCCAAGCAGTTCCTGGACGAGGAATTTCCGTGGCTCAAGGACGTGAACAACACGGACATGCCTGGTTACACGGATAACTGCTCGCACAACGTGGTCACCGTCGACAGACGGTTGGACGGGATCGAGGTATCCGCAGCGCCGAAACAGGCGGGAGATCACATTCCGCCGGAAGCGCTCGGGCTCAAGAACCGGGCACCGGGACAGTACGACCAGGTCAGCAGCTATGACGACATCATCAGGGACCTGAACAACCGGGGTGACGGCGCACGCAGCGTGGTGTACATCTCCCGTCCGGACGGCACGGCCCACGTCTTCAACGCCCTCAAAACCGACCACGGCGTCGTCTTCCTCGATGGCCAGTCCGGCACACTCGGGAGACTCGAGCAGAACGTCAACTACATCGGCCATATCCCTTACCGCTAA